The following are from one region of the Halomonas qaidamensis genome:
- a CDS encoding MlaE family ABC transporter permease translates to MPNEWITRDSGTLSLQHEWTLVHYQALKSLVAQHRNTANNFTISLEGITQLDTAGAALIVELLGIENAKQQAESSLPKKQQALLVRVAEAMETPLDVTPPKHNRITDALATVGQQMMGLWSQQRQLLAFIGLVLATLFSLLLRPHRWRFTATVAHIHSSGLNAVPIVALLTFMVGAVVAFLGATVLQDFGATVYTIDLVAFSFLREFGVLLAAILLAGRTASAFTAQLGAMKSNEEIDALQTQGLDPIELLVLPRVIALLISLPLLAFVGMLSGLIGGAMVATLSLDISISQFMTTLQKDVSVNHFLVGLSKAPVFAFVIAVIGCLEGFKVSGSAQSVGAHTTSSVVQSIFMVILIDALAALFFMELGW, encoded by the coding sequence ATGCCAAACGAATGGATAACACGCGACAGCGGCACTCTATCGCTCCAGCATGAGTGGACCCTTGTTCATTATCAGGCGCTTAAATCGTTAGTGGCACAGCATAGAAATACTGCCAACAATTTCACGATCTCTTTGGAAGGTATTACCCAACTCGACACAGCGGGTGCCGCGTTAATCGTTGAGCTATTGGGCATCGAAAACGCCAAACAGCAAGCAGAAAGCTCATTACCTAAAAAGCAGCAGGCGCTTTTAGTGCGGGTTGCTGAGGCGATGGAGACGCCTCTCGATGTCACACCCCCTAAGCACAATCGAATAACCGATGCATTGGCAACAGTTGGCCAGCAAATGATGGGGTTATGGTCGCAACAGCGCCAGCTATTAGCGTTTATTGGGCTTGTGCTAGCAACACTATTTTCTCTACTACTTCGCCCTCATCGCTGGCGTTTCACTGCGACAGTGGCCCACATTCATTCAAGCGGGCTAAATGCAGTACCGATTGTTGCGCTGCTGACCTTTATGGTGGGCGCGGTAGTGGCTTTTCTGGGTGCTACCGTGCTTCAAGACTTTGGTGCCACGGTCTACACAATTGATTTAGTGGCTTTCTCTTTTTTACGTGAATTTGGTGTGTTGCTCGCGGCAATTTTGTTAGCAGGCCGCACTGCCAGTGCCTTTACCGCCCAACTTGGAGCCATGAAATCTAATGAAGAAATTGATGCGCTTCAAACTCAAGGGCTTGATCCTATAGAGCTTTTAGTACTTCCCCGAGTCATCGCCCTACTGATTAGCCTGCCGCTGCTCGCGTTCGTGGGAATGCTCAGCGGACTCATAGGCGGGGCCATGGTGGCTACGCTTTCGTTGGATATCTCGATTAGCCAGTTTATGACCACGCTACAAAAAGATGTATCCGTCAACCATTTCTTGGTAGGCCTCAGCAAAGCACCCGTGTTTGCGTTTGTTATTGCCGTCATTGGGTGTCTAGAAGGCTTTAAAGTTAGCGGTAGCGCGCAATCGGTTGGTGCCCACACTACCTCAAGCGTCGTGCAATCCATTTTTATGGTCATCCTTATTGATGCGCTAGCTGCACTGTTTTTTATGGAGCTGGGATGGTGA
- a CDS encoding SulP family inorganic anion transporter, with protein MFKRYFPILTWLPHYHKRLLGADVVAGLIVTAMVIPQSLAYALLAGLPAAVGLYASILPQLLYTLLGTSRTLAVGPVAIIALMTGAALSSVAMPGSPEYLQAALVLSLLSGGLLVAMGALKMGFFSNFLSHPVISGFLTASGILIAVSQLGSLMGVSSSGFTLIERIMTLLPNLSTVNPYTFAIGVGTLLFLVIVRRFGKQSLRAIGLSKTLADLITKAGPVFAVVITTLVTWHWQLADQGVAVVGTIPSGLPALSLPWGDASLWRALLIPALLISLVGFVESVSMGQMLAAKRRQRISPNQELIGLGAANLAAGFTSGMPVTGGLSRTVINYDAGAQTPAAGAFAALGIGIVTLTFTGWLYYLPIATLAATITVSILTLVDIPMLRQTWRYSRSDFAAMAVTILLTLVEGVEAGIIGGVSLSIALFLYRTSRPHSALVGRVPDTEHFRNTERHDVETVNNVALLRIDESLYFANARYLEDTVYNLVASYPELEHVVLICSAVNLIDASALESLDAINARLKDSDVKLHLSEVKGPVMDQLKKSDFLDALTGRVFLSTYAAWREFS; from the coding sequence ATGTTTAAGCGCTATTTTCCTATTCTTACATGGTTGCCCCACTACCATAAGCGCCTGTTAGGAGCCGATGTAGTAGCGGGACTCATCGTAACTGCAATGGTAATTCCTCAGTCGTTAGCCTATGCCCTACTTGCGGGTTTACCTGCAGCTGTAGGCTTGTATGCCAGCATCTTGCCTCAACTGCTGTACACCTTGTTAGGTACAAGCCGCACTTTGGCCGTTGGTCCGGTGGCCATCATTGCATTAATGACGGGTGCTGCGCTCTCTTCTGTCGCCATGCCCGGTAGCCCTGAGTATTTACAAGCTGCGCTGGTGCTTTCGTTACTTTCTGGCGGCCTACTGGTTGCGATGGGCGCACTGAAGATGGGCTTTTTTAGCAATTTTTTAAGTCATCCGGTTATCTCTGGCTTTTTAACAGCGTCCGGCATTCTTATTGCCGTCAGCCAGTTGGGCAGCCTAATGGGCGTCTCTAGTAGTGGCTTTACGTTAATCGAACGCATCATGACACTCCTGCCTAATCTCTCCACTGTAAACCCTTACACCTTTGCTATCGGTGTTGGCACACTATTGTTTCTCGTCATTGTGCGTCGTTTTGGTAAGCAAAGCCTTCGTGCCATTGGCTTGTCTAAAACGCTTGCTGATTTAATTACCAAAGCTGGGCCTGTCTTTGCGGTTGTTATCACCACCCTGGTGACCTGGCATTGGCAGTTGGCCGATCAAGGCGTTGCTGTTGTCGGCACGATACCCAGTGGTTTGCCTGCGCTGAGCCTTCCGTGGGGTGATGCTTCACTCTGGCGCGCACTGCTGATTCCAGCACTGCTTATCAGCCTGGTAGGGTTTGTAGAGTCTGTCTCCATGGGTCAAATGTTGGCCGCGAAAAGGCGCCAGCGTATTTCTCCCAATCAAGAGCTGATTGGCTTAGGTGCCGCCAATCTAGCGGCTGGGTTTACCAGTGGGATGCCAGTCACCGGTGGCCTTTCGCGCACGGTCATCAACTATGATGCAGGTGCACAGACACCAGCTGCTGGTGCCTTTGCAGCACTCGGGATCGGCATAGTAACGCTGACCTTTACCGGCTGGCTCTACTACCTACCGATTGCAACGTTAGCGGCAACCATCACTGTATCTATTTTGACCCTGGTCGATATCCCCATGCTGCGCCAAACGTGGCGCTATTCTCGCAGTGATTTCGCCGCAATGGCTGTCACAATTCTACTGACACTGGTCGAAGGAGTAGAAGCCGGGATCATTGGCGGCGTAAGCCTCTCTATCGCGTTATTTTTGTACCGCACTAGTCGCCCTCATAGCGCACTGGTAGGCCGAGTGCCGGACACTGAGCACTTCCGTAATACAGAACGCCATGATGTTGAAACCGTCAATAATGTGGCGCTACTGCGAATCGATGAAAGTCTCTATTTTGCTAACGCCCGCTATCTTGAGGATACCGTCTATAATTTAGTTGCCAGTTATCCAGAACTTGAGCATGTCGTCCTTATTTGTTCAGCCGTTAATTTAATTGATGCGTCTGCGCTTGAGAGCCTGGATGCCATCAACGCCCGTTTAAAAGATTCCGATGTAAAACTACACCTATCCGAAGTGAAAGGTCCCGTCATGGACCAGCTTAAAAAAAGCGATTTTTTAGACGCTCTGACTGGGCGCGTTTTTCTTAGCACTTATGCGGCTTGGCGCGAATTTTCATAG
- a CDS encoding methyl-accepting chemotaxis protein, translated as MRLFRLLVPLILLSVSAWMISHPGALSYIALLLATGAGASLMLVPITTVYSADQARLIKPIHGPKPIRDYGSLRSMAYRLMNRASSTAIASAEVSHYADLMAQRLAKQETMASEASSSMSAINTAIMQVSASASQVASLAESARQASHHNHDELADIIHDMSDVAERSNQALEMLSALNDKIERVRNVTSMIEGIAEQTHLLSLNASIEAARAGEHGRGFAVVAGEVRNLALKTSTATQSVDELVKDMHQSGQSVVSTMGALMSRVRERSQGMQKVGSSLATITEQFDHVEQEITSVAEAMESTKTHSQTVADSLRQLEDDVDEGNRDMRDLAQQARALMEAAEGVDGELAQQRLQGRHQHVFSAARQAADRIGKLFEKAIASGELSETSLFQPDYRVMPGTQPPLYHTGFDTFTDQRLPSLQEPLLIGHGLSYAIACDRNGYVPTHNAAVSREPTGDYDHDLKYCRSKRIFDDPTGSRCGAHEKPLLLQTYKRDTGEIMHDLSVPIYIHGKHWGGFRVGYQPEQSADTSVSAVEKQVVSEASNSRLLART; from the coding sequence ATGCGACTATTTCGGCTGTTAGTGCCTCTAATATTGCTTAGCGTTTCTGCCTGGATGATCTCTCACCCTGGTGCGCTATCTTATATTGCACTTCTTCTGGCGACGGGGGCTGGAGCGAGCTTGATGCTCGTTCCAATCACAACGGTTTATTCAGCCGATCAAGCGCGTTTAATCAAACCTATTCACGGTCCAAAGCCCATTCGTGATTATGGCTCGCTTCGGTCGATGGCTTATCGATTAATGAATCGAGCTAGTAGCACGGCAATTGCATCGGCAGAGGTATCTCACTATGCCGACCTCATGGCCCAGCGGCTTGCCAAACAGGAAACCATGGCCAGTGAGGCCTCATCGAGCATGAGTGCCATTAATACTGCCATTATGCAGGTGAGCGCCAGTGCTTCTCAGGTTGCTTCACTTGCGGAAAGTGCCCGTCAGGCAAGCCATCACAATCATGATGAGTTGGCCGATATCATCCATGATATGAGCGATGTTGCGGAACGTTCTAATCAGGCGCTTGAGATGCTATCTGCGTTAAATGACAAAATCGAGCGTGTGCGCAATGTCACCTCCATGATAGAGGGTATTGCTGAACAGACCCACCTGCTATCGCTAAATGCTTCCATTGAAGCGGCACGGGCGGGCGAACATGGCCGTGGTTTTGCTGTTGTCGCGGGTGAAGTACGCAATTTGGCACTGAAGACCTCAACGGCAACGCAAAGCGTCGATGAACTTGTAAAAGATATGCATCAAAGCGGGCAAAGTGTTGTTAGTACAATGGGAGCGCTAATGAGCCGGGTTCGGGAGCGTTCTCAAGGGATGCAGAAGGTCGGCAGTAGCCTGGCTACTATTACCGAGCAGTTTGATCACGTTGAGCAGGAAATTACTAGCGTCGCAGAAGCCATGGAAAGTACTAAAACGCATAGCCAAACGGTTGCCGATAGCCTTCGCCAGCTGGAAGATGATGTTGATGAGGGCAATCGCGATATGCGCGATTTAGCCCAGCAAGCTAGGGCGTTAATGGAGGCTGCAGAAGGGGTTGATGGCGAGTTGGCACAGCAGCGTTTACAGGGGCGGCACCAGCACGTATTTAGCGCTGCTCGCCAAGCAGCTGACCGTATTGGAAAACTGTTTGAGAAAGCGATTGCCTCCGGTGAGTTATCAGAAACGTCGCTGTTTCAACCTGATTACAGGGTCATGCCAGGGACACAGCCACCGCTTTACCACACCGGCTTTGATACGTTCACAGACCAACGGCTACCCAGTTTACAAGAACCTTTACTTATTGGGCATGGGTTAAGTTACGCTATTGCCTGTGACCGTAATGGGTATGTGCCTACTCACAATGCTGCTGTCAGCCGCGAGCCTACCGGTGATTACGATCACGACCTCAAGTATTGCCGCAGCAAACGCATTTTTGATGACCCAACTGGTAGCCGTTGCGGCGCCCACGAGAAACCGCTGCTGCTACAAACCTACAAGCGAGATACTGGCGAAATTATGCACGATCTTTCGGTGCCTATTTACATTCATGGTAAACATTGGGGAGGCTTTCGCGTGGGTTATCAGCCTGAGCAGTCAGCCGATACCAGTGTCTCAGCTGTTGAAAAACAAGTAGTGTCAGAAGCCTCAAATAGCCGCCTTTTGGCGCGGACGTGA
- the rarD gene encoding EamA family transporter RarD — protein sequence MLSPASRDPEAVKGVMFGLTAYTMWGCFPLFFALFDGIPAFEILTHRILWSCIFLVGLISLLRRWPPVIAALIEPKRLGRVLACALLIAFNWGLYIYAVESKQVLQASLGYFLTPLVNVALGVLVLREVMARLQLIALGLASLAIAIQFVMLGELPWISLALALSFGSYGLFRKQVPLDGLSGLFVETLLLFPLALIALTWLSWQGESHFISDVPMSVLLMISGVLTALPLMAFAGAARRLRLATLGFLMYINPSIQFLIAIIIFDEPLGLIQLITFAMIWTGLALYSWSSWQSRPRQKAAI from the coding sequence ATGCTTTCACCTGCATCAAGGGATCCTGAAGCGGTCAAGGGCGTTATGTTTGGCTTAACTGCTTACACCATGTGGGGCTGTTTTCCGCTATTTTTCGCTCTTTTTGACGGCATTCCCGCGTTTGAAATCCTGACACACAGGATCCTGTGGTCGTGTATTTTCCTGGTAGGCCTAATCAGCCTTTTACGCCGGTGGCCACCAGTAATCGCAGCCCTTATTGAGCCTAAGCGCTTAGGGCGCGTGCTCGCTTGCGCGCTACTAATTGCCTTTAATTGGGGGCTCTATATCTACGCTGTCGAAAGTAAGCAGGTATTACAAGCCAGTTTAGGCTACTTTTTAACCCCACTGGTCAACGTTGCCTTAGGTGTGTTGGTGCTACGTGAAGTAATGGCACGCCTCCAGCTAATCGCCCTTGGCTTGGCAAGTTTAGCAATTGCAATACAGTTCGTTATGCTTGGGGAGCTGCCTTGGATCAGCCTAGCGCTTGCTCTCAGCTTTGGTAGCTACGGATTATTTCGCAAGCAGGTGCCACTCGATGGGCTCTCAGGCCTATTCGTAGAGACACTGTTGCTTTTTCCACTAGCCTTAATAGCGCTCACGTGGCTCAGCTGGCAGGGGGAGTCTCACTTTATATCTGATGTGCCGATGAGCGTATTGCTAATGATTAGTGGCGTGTTAACCGCCCTACCATTGATGGCCTTTGCTGGAGCAGCACGACGCCTGCGGCTGGCAACGCTGGGATTTCTAATGTACATCAACCCCAGCATTCAATTTTTAATTGCGATTATTATTTTCGATGAGCCTCTAGGACTCATCCAGTTAATTACCTTTGCAATGATCTGGACAGGCTTAGCACTGTATTCTTGGTCCTCTTGGCAGTCACGTCCGCGCCAAAAGGCGGCTATTTGA
- a CDS encoding amidohydrolase, whose protein sequence is MSQLKTSLVQCDLRWEDPQANHAHLERLLGELDSRDTDLIVLPEMFATGFTMNSREMAQPMNVSQSVAWLQMQAKARGCVMTGSVAIMDGGQYYNRMVWATPSGDLQYYDKRHLFRMAGEHERYGMGNSRKIVELKGFRLLLSVCYDLRFPVWMRQQPAEGEHFEYDAALCVANWPAPRRHPWRTLLQARAVENLVYVVGVNRVGEDAKGLAYSGDSMLVDFKGEPMIDHPANSPFIETGTLNKTDLDAFREKFPAWQDADRFSLLPGVGQ, encoded by the coding sequence ATGAGCCAACTGAAAACGAGCTTAGTGCAGTGCGATTTGCGCTGGGAAGATCCTCAGGCCAACCATGCGCATCTTGAACGGCTATTGGGCGAGTTAGATAGTCGCGATACCGATTTAATTGTGTTGCCAGAAATGTTTGCGACTGGTTTCACCATGAACTCTCGGGAAATGGCCCAGCCCATGAACGTGAGCCAGAGCGTTGCCTGGTTACAGATGCAGGCCAAAGCGAGAGGCTGTGTCATGACCGGCAGTGTGGCAATTATGGATGGAGGCCAATACTACAACCGTATGGTATGGGCTACCCCCAGCGGCGACTTGCAGTACTACGATAAGCGCCATTTATTTCGTATGGCCGGAGAGCATGAACGCTATGGTATGGGCAACAGCCGGAAGATAGTAGAACTGAAAGGCTTCAGGCTGCTATTGAGCGTATGCTACGACCTGAGGTTTCCGGTTTGGATGCGCCAGCAGCCAGCAGAGGGCGAACATTTCGAGTATGATGCCGCGTTGTGTGTAGCGAACTGGCCTGCACCCCGGCGTCACCCTTGGCGCACGCTTTTACAAGCGCGTGCCGTTGAAAACCTAGTTTATGTAGTGGGTGTAAATCGCGTCGGTGAAGATGCCAAAGGACTCGCCTATAGCGGCGATTCCATGCTGGTCGATTTCAAAGGGGAACCGATGATCGACCACCCTGCAAACTCTCCGTTTATTGAAACGGGGACGCTAAATAAAACGGACCTAGATGCTTTTCGAGAAAAATTTCCTGCCTGGCAAGATGCCGACCGCTTTTCGCTTCTGCCAGGAGTGGGTCAATAA
- a CDS encoding pseudouridine synthase encodes MRLDRFLSETTPLTRSLAKRALKNGEVTLNGEPIKQSATQVNTQHDEVKLNGETLALVGLRYLMMHKPLEAECTARRGLYPRVIDLIDLPKVERLQPVGRLDVDTTGLLLLTDDGQWSHRVTSPRHRCAKVYIAELAEPMEGEAAQWAINQVAEGVLLDGEETPTQPAVLRFITPQQAELTITEGRYHQVKRMFAALGNHVNALHRQSIGDVALPDDLAPGEWRELTPEEIASF; translated from the coding sequence ATGCGCCTTGATCGCTTTTTGAGTGAAACAACCCCGTTGACGCGCAGCCTAGCAAAGCGTGCGTTAAAGAATGGCGAGGTGACCCTGAATGGCGAACCCATTAAGCAGTCTGCGACTCAAGTTAACACCCAGCACGATGAGGTGAAACTTAACGGTGAGACGCTAGCGCTAGTTGGGTTACGTTACCTGATGATGCATAAGCCGCTGGAAGCAGAGTGTACCGCCCGCCGAGGGCTCTACCCAAGGGTGATTGACCTAATTGATTTACCCAAAGTAGAGCGACTGCAGCCGGTAGGACGGTTGGATGTAGATACTACCGGCTTGTTATTGCTCACTGATGATGGCCAATGGTCCCATCGTGTTACCTCGCCGCGCCATCGCTGCGCCAAGGTGTATATAGCCGAGTTGGCGGAACCTATGGAAGGAGAGGCTGCTCAGTGGGCGATTAACCAAGTCGCGGAAGGGGTTCTTCTCGACGGCGAGGAAACGCCAACGCAACCTGCCGTGCTAAGATTTATTACTCCACAGCAAGCAGAGCTGACGATCACTGAAGGTCGCTATCATCAAGTGAAACGCATGTTTGCTGCGTTGGGGAATCATGTCAATGCATTGCATCGCCAGTCGATTGGTGATGTAGCCTTACCAGATGATCTAGCGCCTGGCGAATGGCGGGAGCTAACGCCTGAAGAAATTGCCAGCTTCTAA
- a CDS encoding ABC transporter ATP-binding protein — protein MPNHANSAIPLLRLNEFSVSFDGNVVVDSLSLTVNAGETLAIVGESGSGKSVSALGAINLLPDNASVSGQRWLEETDLSQLGKRDWNGIRGNRVGFIFQEPMTSLNPLHRIGKQIGETLRLHQGLSGNAARSRAKVLLEHVKLPRPDELLDAWPHQLSGGQRQRVMIAMAIANNPALLIADEPTTALDVTVQQEILALLKELRDQHGMGVLFISHDLNLVRRHADRVCVMYQGKIQETGSVADVFNNPQSDYTKALIAAEPEGRPDEPADATPLLITRQLSVSFKRPRAGLFQRQPPPFEALKATDLTIAPGETLGIVGESGSGKTTLASAVMRLVASQGEVTLGSAILSQLSGDALRRQRHRLQMVFQDPYGALSPRMPVFDIVSEGLRFHYPSLSNAEVTEHVHRTLSEVGLPESCAARYPHEFSGGQRQRIAVARAIILEPELLVLDEPTSALDRTVQKQLVTLLRELQARRQLSYLFISHDLAVVRAMAHRIMVLKDGEVVEQGDCLEVLAAPQHPYTKALIEAAHLH, from the coding sequence ATGCCTAATCACGCAAACAGCGCTATACCATTACTGCGCTTGAACGAGTTTTCGGTTTCCTTCGATGGCAACGTAGTTGTCGATTCCCTTTCGCTCACCGTCAATGCCGGTGAAACCCTCGCTATCGTGGGGGAATCTGGCTCTGGAAAGTCGGTTTCGGCACTAGGGGCAATTAATTTATTGCCGGACAATGCCTCGGTAAGTGGTCAACGTTGGTTAGAAGAAACGGATCTCAGTCAGCTAGGCAAACGCGATTGGAACGGGATACGCGGCAATCGGGTAGGTTTTATTTTTCAAGAGCCAATGACATCGCTAAACCCGCTGCACCGTATTGGCAAACAAATTGGCGAAACCCTGCGTTTACACCAGGGCCTTAGCGGGAACGCTGCACGCTCCAGGGCCAAAGTACTATTAGAACATGTCAAACTACCGCGCCCCGACGAACTGCTTGACGCATGGCCACATCAACTTTCAGGCGGCCAGCGCCAGCGGGTAATGATTGCCATGGCCATTGCCAACAATCCGGCACTATTGATTGCAGATGAGCCGACTACAGCACTCGATGTGACCGTTCAGCAAGAAATTTTAGCGCTGCTGAAAGAACTCCGTGATCAACACGGCATGGGCGTACTGTTTATCAGTCATGACTTAAACTTGGTGCGTCGCCATGCAGACCGTGTTTGTGTCATGTATCAAGGAAAAATCCAGGAAACTGGTAGCGTTGCCGATGTATTTAATAATCCCCAAAGCGACTACACCAAAGCCCTCATTGCCGCCGAACCAGAAGGACGGCCTGATGAACCTGCCGACGCTACGCCGCTTTTGATCACACGCCAGCTTAGCGTGAGCTTCAAGCGCCCGAGGGCAGGTCTTTTTCAGCGTCAGCCGCCGCCATTTGAGGCCTTAAAAGCTACCGACTTAACGATTGCCCCTGGCGAAACGCTTGGCATTGTTGGCGAATCAGGCTCTGGAAAAACAACGCTGGCTTCGGCGGTTATGCGCTTAGTCGCTAGCCAAGGCGAGGTGACACTGGGCAGCGCCATCTTAAGCCAACTCTCTGGCGACGCGCTTCGACGCCAGCGCCATCGGCTGCAAATGGTTTTTCAAGATCCATACGGGGCGCTTTCCCCACGTATGCCAGTGTTTGATATTGTCAGTGAAGGCCTACGGTTTCACTACCCCAGCCTAAGCAATGCCGAAGTCACCGAGCACGTGCATCGCACACTGAGCGAAGTGGGCCTACCGGAAAGCTGTGCTGCCCGTTATCCTCATGAGTTCTCGGGAGGCCAACGCCAGCGCATAGCGGTGGCCCGAGCAATTATCTTAGAGCCTGAGTTACTGGTACTCGACGAACCAACCTCTGCATTAGACCGTACAGTGCAAAAGCAGCTGGTCACACTGCTACGCGAACTTCAGGCACGCCGCCAGCTAAGCTATCTATTTATTAGCCACGACCTTGCCGTAGTGCGCGCTATGGCCCACCGCATTATGGTGTTAAAAGATGGTGAGGTAGTAGAACAAGGAGACTGCCTGGAAGTGCTCGCTGCGCCGCAGCATCCCTATACCAAAGCGTTGATAGAAGCTGCCCACTTGCACTAG
- a CDS encoding ABC transporter permease, whose product MTFISSRLSPITLRRLAAFKANRRARVSLWLFSVLFIVSLFAELIANDKPLVMKYDGQWYVPLLVDYPETEFGGFLPTRTDYLDPFVQQQISDHGWALWPIVPYSYQTLDMQMTQPSPAPPDRRHWLGTDDQGRDVLARVIYGFRLSVAFALVLTAGSLVLGVLVGGVQGYFGGKVDLIGQRITEIWSGLPVLFLLIILASFVQPGFWWLLGIMLLFSWLGLVDIVRAEFLRARNLEYVRAAKAMGLPSRLIMWRHVLPNAMVATLTFIPFLFTGAIGTLTALDFLGFGLPPGAPSLGELAAQGKNNLHAPWLGITAFMTLAIMLSLLVFIGEGLRDAFDPRHVKQHQSPVQETKHA is encoded by the coding sequence ATGACATTTATTAGCTCGCGTCTTTCACCGATTACGTTACGCCGTCTGGCGGCATTTAAAGCCAATCGCCGCGCTCGGGTGTCGTTGTGGCTGTTTAGCGTTCTGTTTATTGTCAGCTTATTTGCCGAACTCATCGCCAACGATAAGCCCCTTGTAATGAAATATGATGGGCAGTGGTATGTGCCGTTACTGGTCGATTATCCGGAAACCGAATTCGGTGGCTTTTTACCCACTCGTACCGACTACTTAGACCCCTTTGTTCAACAGCAAATTAGCGATCACGGTTGGGCGCTTTGGCCGATCGTTCCCTACTCCTATCAAACCCTCGATATGCAGATGACACAACCTTCGCCTGCACCGCCAGATAGGCGCCATTGGCTGGGGACCGACGATCAGGGCCGTGATGTATTAGCGCGAGTCATTTACGGGTTTCGACTGTCGGTTGCCTTTGCCTTGGTGCTCACCGCCGGCTCTTTGGTACTGGGCGTGCTGGTAGGCGGTGTGCAGGGATACTTCGGCGGAAAAGTAGACCTTATCGGCCAGCGCATCACTGAAATCTGGTCTGGGTTACCTGTGCTATTTCTACTGATTATTTTAGCTAGTTTTGTGCAGCCAGGCTTCTGGTGGTTACTGGGGATAATGTTACTGTTTTCGTGGCTAGGGCTGGTTGATATCGTACGCGCCGAGTTTTTGCGTGCACGCAATCTTGAGTACGTTCGTGCAGCGAAGGCCATGGGGCTCCCTTCTAGGCTGATTATGTGGCGGCACGTTTTACCTAACGCTATGGTAGCCACACTGACGTTTATCCCTTTCCTGTTCACTGGTGCCATTGGCACGCTCACTGCGCTGGACTTCTTAGGCTTTGGCCTGCCGCCTGGAGCTCCTTCACTGGGCGAACTGGCAGCACAGGGCAAAAACAACCTGCACGCCCCGTGGCTCGGCATCACCGCGTTTATGACGCTTGCCATCATGCTCTCACTGTTGGTGTTTATTGGTGAAGGATTACGCGACGCCTTCGACCCACGCCATGTGAAGCAGCATCAGTCACCTGTTCAGGAAACCAAACATGCCTAA
- a CDS encoding microcin C ABC transporter permease YejB, with protein sequence MARYTLRRLLLMIPTLLGIMLLNFMIVQAAPGGPIDQMLARFEGADAMASTRLDMGGADVQVSDDSRGARGIDPRFIEQLEQQFGFDKPAHERFIGMMVDYLTFDFGTSFFRDRPVIELMIERLPVSISLGLWTTLLVYLISIPLGISKALRHGSRFDVWTSGLVIVGYAIPGFLFAILLIVVFAGGTYLDWFPLRGLTSPDFSELSAWGKIKDYFWHITLPVLAAAIGSFATLTMLTKNSFLDEIHKQYVLTARAKGADEQRILYGHVFRNAMLIIIAGLPSAMIGIFFTGALLIEVIFSLDGLGLLGFEAVMQRDYPVIFGTLFLYTVIGLLLKLVSDLTYVWVDPRIDFASRES encoded by the coding sequence GTGGCACGCTACACCTTACGCCGACTGCTACTGATGATTCCGACTCTGCTCGGCATCATGCTGCTTAACTTCATGATCGTTCAAGCGGCCCCCGGAGGCCCCATTGATCAAATGCTAGCCCGCTTTGAAGGAGCGGATGCTATGGCAAGCACACGCCTGGATATGGGTGGTGCGGATGTGCAGGTTAGCGATGATTCTCGAGGTGCACGAGGGATTGATCCGCGCTTTATTGAGCAGTTAGAGCAGCAGTTTGGCTTTGACAAACCCGCTCACGAACGATTTATCGGCATGATGGTGGATTATCTCACCTTCGATTTCGGCACCAGTTTTTTTCGCGACCGTCCTGTCATTGAACTAATGATCGAACGCCTGCCCGTGTCTATTTCACTGGGCTTATGGACAACGCTGTTGGTCTATCTCATTTCTATCCCGTTAGGTATCAGCAAAGCGCTACGACATGGATCTCGCTTTGATGTCTGGACCTCAGGTCTAGTAATCGTGGGCTACGCCATCCCAGGTTTTTTATTCGCCATCCTCCTTATTGTTGTATTTGCTGGGGGTACTTACCTAGATTGGTTTCCTCTTCGCGGCCTAACATCACCCGATTTCTCCGAGCTATCTGCATGGGGCAAAATTAAAGATTACTTCTGGCATATCACCCTGCCAGTGCTGGCTGCTGCGATTGGCAGTTTTGCCACCCTCACCATGCTGACGAAAAACAGTTTTTTAGATGAAATTCATAAGCAGTACGTACTGACAGCCCGAGCCAAAGGCGCTGACGAGCAGCGTATTCTGTATGGCCATGTTTTCCGCAACGCTATGCTAATTATCATTGCTGGCTTGCCCTCTGCAATGATTGGCATTTTCTTTACTGGCGCACTGCTCATCGAAGTAATTTTTTCCTTGGATGGCCTCGGCTTGTTAGGTTTTGAGGCGGTAATGCAGCGTGATTACCCCGTCATTTTCGGAACACTATTTCTATATACAGTGATCGGTCTGCTGCTCAAGCTAGTATCCGACTTGACCTATGTGTGGGTTGACCCACGCATTGATTTTGCGTCGAGGGAGTCATAA